A stretch of the Leptospira harrisiae genome encodes the following:
- a CDS encoding LytR/AlgR family response regulator transcription factor translates to MESSTYSVLIIEDEYPARMLMMDYIMNCSELKLSGIAESGDKALNLLKEKQFDLVFMDINLPAISGMDILRKEHNKNTFFIITTAYSEHAVEAFDLDATDYLLKPFSFERFRKSVDKALRFLQESKHTKTQFSENSTNLKIQSDSAVFLLPFQDIQFISANNKSCVIHTSQKDYETAKLLKEIEEKLPSKNFLRIHKGFLVNLDFVASLRYDKGGSYTIQLKNEDETTLPVGRSFAQNLKEALKL, encoded by the coding sequence ATGGAATCATCCACTTACTCCGTATTAATCATTGAAGATGAATATCCAGCAAGGATGCTCATGATGGATTATATAATGAATTGTTCAGAATTAAAACTTTCTGGGATTGCTGAAAGTGGTGATAAAGCATTAAATCTTCTAAAAGAAAAACAATTTGATTTGGTTTTTATGGATATCAACCTGCCTGCAATCAGTGGGATGGATATTTTAAGAAAGGAACATAACAAAAATACATTTTTTATTATTACAACTGCCTATAGCGAACATGCGGTAGAGGCCTTTGATTTGGATGCGACCGATTATTTGTTAAAACCTTTTTCATTTGAACGATTTCGAAAATCGGTGGATAAAGCATTACGTTTTTTGCAAGAATCAAAACATACAAAAACTCAATTTTCAGAAAATTCAACAAATCTTAAAATTCAGTCAGATTCTGCTGTATTTCTATTACCTTTTCAAGACATTCAATTTATTTCTGCAAATAACAAAAGTTGTGTGATTCATACTTCACAAAAAGATTATGAAACCGCAAAATTACTCAAAGAAATTGAAGAAAAATTACCTTCAAAAAACTTTCTTAGAATTCACAAAGGATTTTTGGTTAATTTGGATTTTGTGGCAAGCCTTCGTTATGACAAAGGTGGATCCTATACAATCCAACTAAAAAATGAGGATGAAACAACTTTACCTGTTGGAAGATCCTTTGCACAAAATCTAAAAGAAGCTCTCAAATTATAA